The genomic window GCGCATTCTCCGCATTTAATCAGGCCAATATACAAATGGTCGTGCCGCTGTGGGCGCACTGGATTGCGACCATGAAGAATATTCTGTACCTTGTCGAATTCTGACTTGGATATCATGGGTGGATGAGCGCCTTTGAAGATTTCTCCGTTGACGCGGAGTACGCCGTAATAGAAAGGGTTCTGGAGTAATTTCACAAGGCCAGAGAATGCCATCGGCCCTCGTTCGCTTCCATCCCGCAGGGGCGTCATGAGCTTCAGTTGCTTTGTCGCCAGCCGATGCACCTGCGAGATGGAACTTGTGCCGCTGAGCATTTCGTCCCACAATCGCCGCACGAGATCAAACCGGTCAGGGTCTTTGATGATCGTCTTGTTCACTTTCTCATTGAGATAACCAATCGGGGCGGTACGGGGAAGCCAGCCGAGCTCGAGTTTCGCTCTGATACCGCGCTTTACGTTATCCGATAAGTCATCGACGTACTTCTTGGCCATGCCGAATTCGAGCTGAATCCAGAATTTGTCGTTTCCTGAATTGGTATACATTGCTGAAGGCGTTATGATTTGCGCCAGTTGCCCCTGATCGAGCGCCCAGATCAAAGCACCACCGTCGAGTGGGTTTCGGGCAAGCCGGTCGAGTTTCCAGCAAATGACAGTACCCAATTGACCGCGTTCGATGAGTTTGAACATTTCGTTGAACACCGGCCTGCCCGGAGACTTCGCCGATTTAGCCTCGATATAGACTCTGTCTACTGATAGTCCATGCTGCGCGGCAAGGTCGTGCATTTCTTTGACCTGAGAGTCAATCGACAAGACCTGCCGGTCTTCCGATTCACTTGATTTGCGGGCGTATATCGCCACGCGGATATTGTTCTTCATACGTTCGAAGTATTGAGCCAAAAGTAATGAGGCGGTTCGCCATATCCCACGCTTCCGCGTCGGACAGCGTTTCACCGGTCGTTTGTTTGTGTATTTGTTTGAGGTTTTCTATGTGTTTTTGCAGGAGGGGCATGTTCGGCAGTATGCCCGCAAACGGCCAGGGGCCGCAATTGAAACAAGAGGGGAACTCATGGACTTGCTTGTGGAAAACCGCTTCCCGCACAATATCATTGACTCCGGAGTCCCAATGTCATAATCTTAGAGAAAGCTGACGTAGGATTTGCATAGGCGGTCTGTTATTGGACTGCCGACTTTAGGCTATGATTAGTGCGAGGAAGAGCGTGCAGTGATGAAGAAGCTGAGTGCCAGAACAGAGGTAGCACAGCGGAGGGAAAGACGCACCAGTATTGTCAGGAATTCACAGAAATCGCTGTATCTAGCGGAGAATAACGGAGATGGACTTGACGGGGAAGGTCACTTTCCTCTAAGAAAGCGACATTCAAGCCCAAACGTCAGAAGCACCCGCGCAGAATACCACCTGACCAAGAGCCGGTTGCGCGTGCTGTTTGCCGCGACCACGAACGAGCGTGACCGGCTCATTATGGCGCTCATGGCCGGAACGGGTATGCGAAGGGCAGAGATCACCGCGCTCCAAGTCTCTGACCTGAGACTTCAAGAAAACCTCCTGGTCGTGACGAGTGGAAAGGGCGGCAAGTCCCGTCTGATACCCCTGACACCAATACTTGCAGGTCAGATTCAGTCCTACTTACGCGGACGCACCGAAGGTCCGGTCTTCCTGAGCAGATTCAACGGCGCGCTCTGTAACCGACAGCTTAACCGTATCGTGGAAAACGCGGGGAAGCGTGCGGGAGTGAATCACCCCGATCCGCGAAAGACCAAACTCACCTGTCATCTCTTTCGCCACACATTCGCCCGGCTCTGGAAGGATGCAGGTGGTAGTATCGAAACGCTTTCATCCATTCTCGGACACGCGAGCCAGGCAACCACTCTTGACCTG from Candidatus Kerfeldbacteria bacterium includes these protein-coding regions:
- a CDS encoding tyrosine-type recombinase/integrase; its protein translation is MKKLSARTEVAQRRERRTSIVRNSQKSLYLAENNGDGLDGEGHFPLRKRHSSPNVRSTRAEYHLTKSRLRVLFAATTNERDRLIMALMAGTGMRRAEITALQVSDLRLQENLLVVTSGKGGKSRLIPLTPILAGQIQSYLRGRTEGPVFLSRFNGALCNRQLNRIVENAGKRAGVNHPDPRKTKLTCHLFRHTFARLWKDAGGSIETLSSILGHASQATTLDLYGREGLSDVRANYARTMKKIGI
- a CDS encoding recombinase family protein, yielding MKNNIRVAIYARKSSESEDRQVLSIDSQVKEMHDLAAQHGLSVDRVYIEAKSAKSPGRPVFNEMFKLIERGQLGTVICWKLDRLARNPLDGGALIWALDQGQLAQIITPSAMYTNSGNDKFWIQLEFGMAKKYVDDLSDNVKRGIRAKLELGWLPRTAPIGYLNEKVNKTIIKDPDRFDLVRRLWDEMLSGTSSISQVHRLATKQLKLMTPLRDGSERGPMAFSGLVKLLQNPFYYGVLRVNGEIFKGAHPPMISKSEFDKVQNILHGRNPVRPQRHDHLYIGLIKCGECAASVTAEQKTNRYGTRYTYYRCTRHKAGVDCSQRAISEEYLERQLMNFMDSVSLPLQYREWISQALADLNKQSEHASVARLGSLKRTLELKTKELTELLTLRLRGLITDDQYRERQALLQSEKIDLERRIFEFEESAQTASEATRKVFNTAINARTTFAKSNPEDRRKLIKTLCSDLFLKDKILNIQAQKPFELIQKSLCLSESENGTFGPQMVGEHQRSIGSANGDFSKWWVREESNL